In Phenylobacterium koreense, one DNA window encodes the following:
- a CDS encoding DUF1097 domain-containing protein, with protein sequence MPSATAPMRFHAISLSVAAVAAVATLGTNSAMLPAPAMFLGWVAFDLAGPSLRGGAANTGSFLLGLAFGAGTQVATLALTPTLGVLAGPACVAAVVALVLSLRKLAPINNPLAYFLGLTSFFYSGLAPTGETLVNLGVAGVIGGLACAAAGFAQGVVTRATEARHA encoded by the coding sequence ATGCCCTCCGCCACCGCCCCCATGCGTTTCCACGCCATTTCGCTGAGCGTCGCGGCCGTCGCCGCCGTAGCGACCCTCGGAACCAACTCCGCGATGCTCCCCGCCCCCGCCATGTTCCTGGGCTGGGTGGCCTTCGATCTCGCCGGCCCCTCCCTTCGCGGCGGCGCGGCCAACACCGGCTCGTTCCTGCTGGGCCTGGCTTTCGGGGCCGGAACGCAAGTCGCCACCCTCGCCCTGACGCCGACGCTCGGCGTGCTAGCGGGGCCTGCCTGCGTGGCGGCCGTGGTGGCGCTGGTGCTGAGCCTGCGCAAGCTCGCGCCGATCAACAATCCGCTGGCCTACTTCCTGGGCCTGACCAGCTTCTTCTATTCCGGCCTGGCGCCCACCGGCGAGACGCTGGTCAATCTCGGCGTCGCCGGCGTCATCGGCGGCCTCGCCTGCGCCGCGGCCGGCTTCGCCCAGGGCGTGGTGACCCGCGCCACGGAGGCCCGCCATGCGTGA
- a CDS encoding alpha/beta fold hydrolase, whose product MREPVNPDRRRLFCGVAMLGAAGALSAATSAISAPVSSPTWMMKQVEAGDLIVAYAEQGPANGAPVILLHGWPYDIHAFAEVAPILAAGGKRVIVPYLRGYGATRFRSAATPRNGQQAALAADVIALMDALSIRRAVIGGFDWGARTANIVAALWPERCQAMVSVSGYLIGSQQANQAPLPPEAELSWWYQFYFATERGRRGYEANREAFARLIWRTASPRWAFDEATFARSAAAFANPDHVEITIDNYRWRLGLTPGERRFDALEAKLAQAPDILVPAITLEGDANGAPHPAPAAYAGKFKGRYEHRTLSGGVGHNLPQEAPEAFARAILDVARWAAEPKTA is encoded by the coding sequence ATGCGTGAACCCGTCAACCCTGACCGCCGCCGGCTGTTCTGCGGCGTCGCCATGCTTGGCGCCGCCGGCGCCCTGTCGGCCGCGACATCGGCCATCTCCGCCCCGGTTTCGTCGCCGACCTGGATGATGAAGCAGGTCGAGGCCGGCGATCTCATCGTCGCCTATGCCGAACAAGGCCCCGCAAACGGCGCGCCCGTGATCCTGCTGCACGGATGGCCCTACGACATCCACGCCTTCGCCGAGGTCGCGCCGATCCTGGCGGCCGGCGGCAAGCGGGTGATCGTTCCCTACCTGCGAGGCTATGGCGCCACCCGCTTCCGCTCGGCGGCGACCCCGCGCAACGGCCAGCAGGCCGCCCTGGCCGCGGACGTCATCGCCCTGATGGACGCGCTGAGCATCCGCCGCGCGGTCATCGGCGGCTTCGACTGGGGCGCGCGCACCGCCAATATCGTCGCCGCCCTCTGGCCCGAGCGCTGCCAGGCGATGGTCTCGGTCAGCGGCTATCTGATCGGCAGCCAGCAGGCCAACCAGGCGCCGCTTCCGCCGGAGGCCGAGCTCTCCTGGTGGTACCAGTTCTACTTCGCCACCGAGCGCGGCCGCCGCGGCTATGAGGCCAACCGCGAGGCCTTCGCCCGGCTGATCTGGCGCACCGCGTCGCCGAGGTGGGCCTTCGACGAAGCGACCTTCGCCCGCTCGGCCGCCGCCTTCGCCAACCCCGATCATGTGGAGATCACCATCGACAACTACCGCTGGCGGCTGGGCCTGACGCCGGGCGAACGGCGCTTCGACGCCCTCGAGGCCAAACTGGCCCAGGCGCCCGACATCCTGGTTCCGGCCATCACCCTGGAAGGCGACGCCAACGGCGCGCCGCACCCGGCGCCGGCGGCCTACGCCGGCAAGTTCAAGGGACGATACGAGCACCGCACCCTCTCCGGCGGCGTCGGCCACAACCTGCCGCAGGAAGCGCCCGAGGCCTTCGCGCGCGCCATCCTCGACGTGGCTCGCTGGGCGGCAGAGCCGAAGACGGCGTGA
- a CDS encoding organic hydroperoxide resistance protein: protein MTTQAIDTVLYTGQTHVTGGRDGAARSSDGKLDVRLSPPGSAGPGTNPEQLFAAGWSACFIGAIGLAGRAQGVKVPADVAVDAEVDLAKAGEAFLLRARLNVSLPGLDAETAQRLVEAAHQTCPYSKATRGNIDVTLNIA, encoded by the coding sequence ATGACCACCCAAGCCATCGACACCGTCCTCTACACCGGCCAAACCCATGTCACCGGTGGCCGCGACGGCGCCGCGCGCAGCAGCGACGGCAAGCTCGACGTCCGGCTTTCGCCGCCCGGCAGCGCTGGGCCGGGCACCAATCCGGAGCAACTCTTCGCCGCCGGCTGGTCGGCCTGCTTCATCGGCGCCATCGGCCTGGCCGGCCGCGCCCAGGGTGTGAAGGTCCCCGCCGACGTCGCCGTCGACGCCGAGGTCGACCTGGCCAAGGCCGGCGAGGCCTTCCTGCTCCGCGCCCGCCTGAACGTCAGCCTGCCCGGCCTCGACGCCGAGACCGCCCAGCGTCTGGTCGAGGCGGCGCACCAGACCTGTCCCTATTCCAAGGCCACCCGCGGCAACATCGACGTCACGCTGAACATCGCCTGA